One window from the genome of Hyalangium ruber encodes:
- a CDS encoding MG2 domain-containing protein gives MKVSMRFGLLAALTLAGVAAAKPLYITVPRAYGPEEPVAVDVAFDSKGPVELRVLKPDNLSAFIQAQQDMRRAYEEPPLLENPGRALSRGFNAVRLPTTYLLYSFSTEFRDAVSPALPPRGPEDTPPALNEMAQGPEKLVGVPAGFTVARSQWLNLDLGGAGTDFSVPGFSTWGGGGFQERRVMLAPLPAGTYVLQLVQGKVEGQVVLVVTDLTVQMKQTDNQVLVRVAGRDQKPRVGAQVKMYLPTGEGPTGTTNDKGEVTLAVSEPRVLATATVGQDTALVDTDFYSSLAVAPDVFIYSDRPIYKPGDTVKFRGLVRQPDTFLARLFTPKKKEVAVKLTSAEGREVTTRAAVDEFGSFHGTMAVPEDLGTGVLRVTAAVDEQSHQGEARVQDYVKPTFYLELTPEKENIVPGQPLKATVKARRYAGGVPEGARYEVFLYRSLLDAPAWVDDAGKGGGGSAVTYGSTSSTEGKLSVPERLYSTVAERGAGEDPWSSAPKFDENGEAVIEINVPPLAAGEERLPYRYTLTVRARDDQETFANATAPFFLSDVEVFGAGSFSEAVVKKGGEATLAVRATTLSGKPYGATQAEVEFVLRKADDTEKSLAKRTFTTGPDGVHREKVPTDEVGTVLARMTVKDKNGKAWEGEQSMLVIGGSDEPVAKVANLTLASLSGTLSPGDSAQLVGLLPDSWGPGGKNGGPVWLTFTGAGLYGTQVVNLEGRTLVHSFPVEKRFGSAVYASVAYPTSSGRWEERTVSFRIVPAERTLSVKLTPRRAEAAPLTEQVIDVRVTDHEGNGVVSQLSVGVVDKAVYAIQTEFRPKVLDFFYPPARNNVSNFYSAEFQGYGYGEALARKMAGLPNHSFASVKPPTRKAKDEERDTAHWQPDVVTDRDGRATVRFKLPSNQTLWVVTAVAADTSGRFGEGTSEFATRGGLNLYAALPQFLRAGDEAFASVRLSAGQASKGSQLLDVKLAAAGMLQANTQQQKVELGQGGEQVIGLQIKATQPGSAELAVDVTGGKEPLKDRRAVPVRPAALEEPVKVSSWGGGELSLQAPASATLTDVQLVLQPSLVDAALTNVRELLTYPYGCLEQLVSTTVPNVALFQTLKKVDALEKLDPESQALLAEARSRSVQGTARILSLSVKGGGFTWFGGYNTPNLPMTLIALDGLAYAVDAGLVEANDPRIADSARWLEAQENLPFEYDATRAYVLSRLYGERQAARVRALLDRATPGELYPLALAVLAAEKAGVMKEPTLQARVDALVTASNEGFVRLAGMNTDGEGEEAFFRYPLRRVGLTALLAHAASFGKLDVDKARRSLLELLSRPNLSTFDRSTALLHSLWLIERDAKAFKQLPPPQVKGAKGTVSFAPRGMGLVATLEPGTRSVNVAAFDGVATLRATTLTPLPDVQPRAEGMSIERRYWVLRDSGKVPLASGEQVAQGEEVFVELILDARGDNKARSAYYVVEDAVPAGFVPLIEDKEFRGAPHSLALAPEALKRRVLSPERATFFFEEPAWWSDSPRTVGYVMRAQFAGSFTAPPASIEDMYVTSLRGRTKSDVLAVKPSEKPRGDW, from the coding sequence ATGAAGGTCTCCATGCGCTTTGGCCTGCTGGCGGCGCTGACGCTGGCCGGAGTCGCGGCCGCCAAGCCGCTGTACATCACCGTGCCTCGCGCCTACGGCCCCGAGGAGCCGGTGGCGGTGGACGTGGCCTTCGACAGCAAGGGCCCCGTGGAGCTGCGGGTGCTCAAGCCGGACAACCTGAGCGCCTTCATCCAGGCGCAGCAGGACATGCGCCGGGCGTACGAGGAGCCGCCCTTGCTGGAGAACCCCGGGCGCGCGCTGAGCCGCGGCTTCAACGCGGTGCGCCTGCCCACCACGTACCTGCTCTACTCCTTCAGCACGGAGTTCCGTGACGCCGTCTCCCCGGCGCTGCCGCCGCGCGGGCCCGAAGACACGCCGCCCGCGCTCAATGAGATGGCGCAGGGCCCCGAGAAGCTGGTGGGCGTGCCGGCGGGCTTCACCGTGGCGCGCAGCCAGTGGCTCAACCTGGACCTGGGCGGCGCGGGCACGGACTTCAGCGTGCCGGGCTTCTCCACGTGGGGCGGCGGCGGCTTCCAGGAGCGCCGGGTGATGCTGGCCCCGCTGCCAGCGGGCACCTACGTGCTCCAACTCGTGCAGGGCAAGGTGGAGGGCCAGGTGGTGCTCGTCGTCACCGACCTCACCGTGCAGATGAAGCAGACGGACAACCAGGTGCTGGTGCGCGTGGCGGGCCGGGACCAGAAGCCGCGCGTGGGCGCGCAGGTGAAGATGTACCTGCCCACGGGCGAGGGCCCCACGGGCACCACGAACGACAAGGGCGAGGTGACGCTGGCGGTGTCCGAGCCGCGCGTGCTCGCCACCGCCACGGTGGGCCAGGACACGGCCCTGGTGGACACGGACTTCTACTCCTCGCTCGCGGTGGCGCCGGACGTCTTCATCTATAGCGATCGGCCCATCTACAAGCCGGGCGACACGGTGAAGTTCCGGGGCTTGGTGCGCCAGCCGGACACCTTCCTCGCGCGCCTCTTCACCCCGAAGAAGAAGGAGGTGGCGGTGAAGCTCACCTCCGCCGAGGGGCGCGAGGTGACGACGCGCGCGGCGGTGGACGAGTTCGGCAGCTTCCACGGCACCATGGCCGTGCCGGAGGACCTGGGCACTGGCGTGCTGCGCGTGACAGCCGCGGTGGACGAGCAGTCGCACCAGGGCGAGGCGCGCGTGCAGGACTACGTGAAGCCGACGTTCTACCTGGAGCTCACTCCGGAGAAGGAGAACATCGTCCCGGGCCAGCCGTTGAAGGCCACGGTGAAGGCGCGGCGCTACGCGGGCGGCGTGCCCGAGGGCGCGCGCTATGAGGTGTTCCTCTACCGCTCGCTGCTGGACGCGCCCGCCTGGGTGGATGACGCGGGCAAGGGCGGTGGGGGCAGCGCGGTGACGTACGGCTCCACCTCCAGCACCGAGGGCAAGCTCAGCGTGCCCGAGCGCCTCTACTCCACGGTGGCCGAGCGCGGCGCGGGCGAGGACCCGTGGTCCAGCGCGCCCAAGTTCGACGAGAACGGTGAGGCCGTCATTGAAATTAACGTGCCTCCTCTGGCAGCGGGCGAGGAGCGGCTGCCGTACCGCTACACGCTCACGGTGCGCGCGAGGGATGACCAGGAGACGTTCGCCAACGCCACGGCTCCGTTCTTCCTCTCGGACGTGGAGGTGTTCGGCGCGGGCAGCTTCTCGGAGGCGGTGGTGAAGAAGGGCGGCGAGGCGACGCTGGCGGTGCGCGCCACCACGCTGTCGGGCAAGCCCTACGGCGCCACGCAGGCCGAAGTGGAGTTCGTACTGCGCAAGGCGGATGACACCGAGAAGAGCCTGGCCAAGCGCACCTTCACCACGGGTCCGGACGGGGTCCACCGCGAGAAGGTGCCCACGGACGAAGTGGGCACGGTGCTGGCCCGGATGACGGTCAAGGACAAGAACGGCAAGGCGTGGGAGGGCGAGCAGTCCATGCTCGTCATCGGCGGCAGTGACGAGCCGGTGGCGAAGGTGGCCAACCTCACGCTGGCCTCGCTGTCCGGCACGCTGTCGCCGGGGGACTCGGCGCAGCTGGTGGGCCTGCTGCCCGACAGCTGGGGCCCGGGTGGCAAGAACGGAGGCCCGGTGTGGCTCACGTTCACCGGCGCGGGGCTGTACGGCACGCAGGTGGTGAACCTGGAGGGCCGCACGCTGGTCCACAGCTTCCCGGTGGAGAAGCGCTTCGGCAGCGCGGTGTACGCCTCCGTGGCGTACCCGACGAGCTCCGGCCGCTGGGAGGAGCGCACGGTGTCCTTCCGCATCGTCCCGGCCGAGCGCACCCTCTCGGTGAAGCTGACGCCCCGGCGCGCCGAGGCCGCGCCGCTCACCGAGCAGGTCATCGATGTGCGGGTGACGGACCACGAGGGCAACGGCGTGGTGTCTCAGCTCTCGGTGGGCGTGGTGGACAAGGCCGTCTACGCCATCCAGACAGAGTTCCGCCCCAAGGTGCTGGACTTCTTCTACCCGCCGGCGCGCAACAACGTGTCCAACTTCTACTCGGCCGAGTTCCAGGGCTACGGCTACGGCGAGGCGCTGGCGCGCAAGATGGCGGGGTTGCCGAACCACTCCTTCGCCTCGGTGAAGCCGCCCACGCGGAAGGCCAAGGACGAGGAGCGCGACACGGCGCACTGGCAGCCGGATGTGGTGACCGACCGCGACGGGCGCGCCACGGTGCGCTTCAAGCTGCCCTCCAACCAGACGCTCTGGGTGGTGACGGCGGTGGCGGCGGACACCTCGGGCCGGTTCGGCGAGGGCACCTCCGAGTTCGCCACGCGCGGCGGGCTCAACCTGTACGCCGCGCTGCCGCAGTTCCTGCGCGCGGGCGATGAGGCGTTCGCCTCGGTGCGCCTGTCGGCGGGCCAGGCCTCCAAGGGCAGCCAGCTGCTCGACGTGAAGCTGGCGGCGGCGGGCATGCTCCAGGCCAACACCCAGCAGCAGAAGGTGGAGCTGGGCCAGGGCGGCGAGCAGGTGATTGGTCTGCAGATCAAGGCCACCCAGCCGGGCAGCGCGGAGCTGGCGGTGGACGTGACGGGCGGCAAGGAGCCGCTGAAGGACCGGCGCGCGGTGCCGGTGCGTCCGGCCGCGCTGGAGGAGCCGGTGAAGGTGTCCTCCTGGGGCGGTGGCGAGCTGTCGCTGCAGGCACCGGCCTCCGCGACGCTGACGGACGTGCAGCTGGTGCTCCAGCCCTCGCTGGTGGACGCGGCGCTCACCAACGTGCGCGAACTGCTCACCTACCCGTACGGCTGCCTGGAGCAGCTCGTCTCCACCACGGTGCCGAACGTGGCGCTCTTCCAGACGCTCAAGAAGGTGGACGCGCTGGAGAAGCTCGACCCCGAGAGCCAGGCGCTGCTGGCCGAGGCGCGCAGCCGCTCGGTGCAGGGCACCGCGCGGATCCTCTCCCTGTCGGTGAAGGGCGGCGGCTTCACCTGGTTCGGCGGCTACAACACGCCCAACCTGCCGATGACGCTCATCGCCCTGGACGGACTGGCCTACGCGGTGGACGCGGGGCTGGTGGAGGCCAATGACCCGCGCATCGCCGACAGCGCGCGCTGGCTGGAGGCGCAGGAGAACCTGCCCTTCGAGTACGACGCCACGCGCGCGTACGTGCTGTCCCGGCTGTACGGCGAGCGGCAGGCGGCGCGGGTGCGCGCGCTGCTCGACCGGGCGACGCCGGGGGAGCTCTACCCGCTGGCGCTCGCGGTGCTGGCGGCGGAGAAGGCGGGCGTCATGAAGGAGCCCACGCTGCAGGCCCGCGTGGACGCGCTGGTGACGGCGAGCAACGAGGGCTTCGTGCGGCTGGCGGGCATGAACACGGACGGGGAGGGCGAGGAGGCCTTCTTCCGCTATCCGCTGCGGCGCGTGGGCCTCACGGCGCTGCTCGCCCACGCGGCCTCCTTCGGCAAGCTGGACGTGGACAAGGCGCGCCGGAGCCTGCTGGAGCTGCTCAGCCGGCCGAACCTCTCCACGTTCGATCGGAGCACGGCGCTGCTGCACTCGCTGTGGCTCATCGAGCGGGACGCGAAGGCCTTCAAGCAACTGCCGCCGCCGCAGGTGAAGGGCGCCAAGGGCACGGTGAGCTTCGCGCCTCGGGGCATGGGCCTGGTGGCCACGCTGGAGCCGGGCACGCGCTCGGTGAACGTGGCCGCGTTCGACGGAGTGGCCACGCTGCGGGCCACCACGCTCACGCCGCTGCCTGATGTGCAGCCGCGCGCCGAGGGCATGAGCATCGAGCGCCGCTACTGGGTGCTGCGCGACAGCGGCAAGGTGCCGCTGGCCTCCGGAGAGCAGGTGGCGCAGGGCGAGGAAGTCTTCGTGGAACTCATCCTCGACGCGCGCGGGGACAACAAGGCGCGCTCGGCCTACTACGTGGTGGAGGACGCGGTGCCCGCAGGCTTCGTGCCGCTCATCGAGGACAAGGAGTTCCGGGGCGCGCCGCACTCGCTGGCCCTGGCGCCCGAGGCCCTCAAGCGGCGCGTGCTGAGCCCGGAGCGGGCGACGTTCTTCTTCGAGGAGCCGGCGTGGTGGAGCGACAGCCCGCGCACGGTGGGCTACGTCATGCGGGCCCAGTTCGCGGGCTCCTTCACGGCGCCTCCGGCCTCCATCGAGGACATGTATGTCACCAGCCTCCGGGGCCGGACGAAGTCGGACGTGCTGGCGGTGAAGCCCTCCGAGAAGCCGCGGGGGGACTGGTAG
- a CDS encoding DUF1175 family protein → MLSLALTLALAAAPTPAPAASAAPETPAASSESREARDVLLLRELGQVALAQVRKMDPLWHPEQRDCAGLVRFAYRSAHKRFFPERLARPLWLDARGQPADFADAETLLSRSFAPLGRDEATLETLRTGDLLAFRQEQEAGPVFHLMLVVRPQDKAHAPARVVYHPGEKGAAVRTGVLHQLATEAPVEWRPVPQNTAFLGFFRFKEWTP, encoded by the coding sequence ATGCTCTCCCTGGCCCTCACCCTGGCGCTCGCCGCCGCTCCGACTCCGGCACCGGCGGCTTCCGCCGCGCCCGAGACGCCCGCCGCCTCCTCCGAGTCGCGCGAGGCGCGAGACGTGCTCTTGCTCCGCGAGCTGGGACAAGTGGCGCTGGCGCAGGTCCGGAAGATGGATCCGCTCTGGCACCCGGAGCAGCGCGACTGCGCGGGGCTGGTGCGCTTCGCCTACCGCAGCGCGCACAAGCGCTTCTTCCCCGAGCGGCTCGCCCGGCCCCTGTGGCTCGATGCGCGAGGCCAGCCCGCGGACTTCGCGGACGCGGAGACGCTGCTCTCGCGCAGCTTCGCGCCGCTGGGCCGGGATGAGGCCACGCTCGAGACGCTGCGCACCGGGGACCTGCTGGCCTTCCGCCAGGAGCAGGAGGCCGGCCCCGTCTTCCACCTCATGTTGGTGGTGCGCCCGCAGGACAAGGCGCATGCGCCGGCGCGCGTCGTCTATCACCCGGGTGAGAAGGGCGCCGCCGTGCGCACCGGCGTGCTGCACCAGCTCGCCACCGAGGCGCCCGTCGAGTGGCGCCCCGTGCCCCAGAACACCGCCTTCCTCGGCTTCTTCCGCTTCAAGGAGTGGACTCCATGA
- a CDS encoding DUF2135 domain-containing protein, producing MLPVLLALLLTQSGNPRQTGVPIGSGTKLAKVTLTAPTGGWTVDRMMLVEGTLSDTSIDPVVVSINGDRYLMRTHNGRFSRKFPAASGKNIVTVMATNKAGTARAQVTTYAQIPPVPMKAILTSDTEGVYTDLHIYEPTSESDAGGTIDGAKMAHVYWADTASPSGGTFFLNEQGGDFDQPAYGPYLYIHRAPPKGVYLIATNYWPSGDKAHTVATLNVALFEGTPGEVRRMVRIPLATPGTTRVLAWVNILGDNQAEVYVPSQDPAPKHPSWPSNLDSVASEVSAGNSGGYGDEGGYEGESEEGY from the coding sequence ATGCTGCCTGTACTCCTGGCCCTTCTCCTCACCCAGAGTGGCAACCCCCGCCAGACGGGCGTCCCCATCGGCTCGGGCACGAAGCTGGCCAAGGTCACCCTCACCGCCCCCACCGGCGGCTGGACCGTGGATCGGATGATGCTCGTGGAGGGCACCCTCAGCGACACCAGCATCGACCCCGTCGTCGTCTCCATCAACGGAGACCGCTACCTGATGCGCACCCACAACGGGCGCTTCAGCCGCAAGTTCCCCGCCGCCAGCGGCAAGAACATCGTCACCGTCATGGCCACCAACAAGGCCGGCACCGCGCGCGCCCAGGTGACGACGTACGCGCAGATTCCTCCCGTGCCGATGAAGGCCATCCTCACCAGCGACACCGAGGGCGTCTACACGGACCTCCACATCTACGAGCCCACCAGCGAGAGCGACGCCGGCGGCACCATCGACGGCGCGAAGATGGCGCACGTGTACTGGGCCGACACGGCCAGCCCCAGCGGTGGCACCTTCTTCCTCAACGAGCAGGGCGGCGACTTCGATCAGCCCGCCTACGGCCCCTACCTCTATATCCACCGCGCCCCGCCCAAGGGCGTCTACCTGATCGCCACCAACTACTGGCCCAGCGGCGACAAGGCCCACACCGTGGCCACGCTCAACGTCGCCCTCTTCGAGGGCACTCCTGGCGAGGTGCGCCGCATGGTGCGCATCCCCCTGGCCACTCCGGGTACCACGCGCGTGCTCGCCTGGGTGAACATCCTCGGCGACAACCAGGCCGAGGTGTACGTGCCGTCGCAGGACCCCGCGCCCAAGCACCCCTCCTGGCCCTCCAACCTCGACTCGGTCGCCAGCGAAGTCTCCGCCGGCAACTCCGGCGGCTACGGAGACGAAGGTGGCTACGAGGGCGAGAGCGAAGAAGGGTACTGA